A single region of the Mustela lutreola isolate mMusLut2 chromosome 2, mMusLut2.pri, whole genome shotgun sequence genome encodes:
- the GMNC gene encoding geminin coiled-coil domain-containing protein 1: MSATAKLWKEPRRPSTDEWNGYRSSSHFTPTSGVGGKEIHQIVGKKPINSQCHSVNWYGSRGREIHRSSFVSGGCCTCSPSAALIPETLLWAFSDLDARATGPTVHPARLGEPGSPSPAGGAVPAHPNSPPTAGRELAGSGHRAGFEAARRTGPLSAAAGLTGLKVPARPSPRVPVTLASGLLTHVTSLTASHQIRGRCSLGVPGVTGSSRRLELASPSPSPQSHLKLPRLSEKLKAQFLQRLLPLQDVHFSLSILGSVSSKNTVLPCQDQYFVGGQSYNCPYSTTTSESSVDVSTETWVSFWAAGLLDNREPQQAPQALESSCDSSFPAPNSCSWEEAQLSSQLYRNKQLQDTLVQKEEELARLHEENNHLRQYLNSALVKCLEEKAKKLLSSDEFSKAFGQFRKGKRKPKEQRYFPPEIPHHKNAKRNLSSEFANCEGQPGPPVDPWVLQTLGLKDLNTIDDTLSANYSAHSSHPRRIASTFPPFLDDAVDYENVPREDLPIDYGGNPATPSHGTAGHREDFHFLPQLSNPPGGLQTSPYYTSDVSPNKTEMAFSTSLSPHCNVKTHSFHQGQAFVCRDEEGGWKFTWVPKQS, translated from the exons AATGGCTATAGATCATCTTCACATTTCACACCCACTTCAGGAGTTGGGGGAAAGGAGATCCATCAAATAGTAGGAAAAAAGCCAATCAATTCACAATGTCATTCAGTAAATTGGTATGGATCACGTGGCCGGGAAATACACAGGAGCAGTTTTGTGTCTGGGGGCTGCTGCACCTGCTCCCCAAGTGCTGCTCTGATCCCCGAGACCCTGCTCTGGGCTTTCTCTGACCTTGATGCCCGGGCCACAGGGCCGACAGTCCACCCCGCCCGGCTCGGGGAGCCGGGTTCGCCCAGTCCGGCGGGCGGCGCGGTCCCCGCCCACCCCAACTCCCCGCCGACCGCGGGCAGAGAGCTGGCAGGGAGCGGGCACCGCGCGGGTTTTGAAGCCGCGCGGCGCACCGGGCCACTGAGCGCCGCGGCAGGGCTCACAGGTCTTAAGGTCCCCGCGCGGCCGTCGCCCCGAGTGCCGGTGACTTTGGCTTCAGGTCTGCTGACCCACGTCACCAGTTTGACAGCCTCGCACCAAATCCGAGGGCGGTGCTCGCTCGGAGTCCCAGGCGTCACTGGGAGTTCCCGCAGATTAGAACTCGCCTCTCCTAGCCCCTCCCCTCAGTCCCATTTAAAGCTCCCACGGCTTTCCGAAAAATTGAAGGCTCAGTTTCTGCAGCGCCTTCTTCCACTGCAAGATG TCCATTTCAGCCTTAGCATTCTGGGCTCTGTGTCTTCCAAG AACACTGTTCTGCCTTGCCAAGACCAGTACTTTGTAGGAGGTCAGAGTTATAATTGCCCGTATTCCACTACAACGTCAGAATCTAGTGTTGACGTTTCCACGGAGACTTGGGTCTCTTTCTGGGCTGCTGGTCTCCTGGACAACAGAGAGCCCCAACAAGCACCACAGGCACTGG AATCATCCTGTGACTCCAGTTTCCCTGCTCCTAACTCGTGTTCATGGGAAGAAGCTCAGCTTTCCTCTCAGCTCTACAGAAACAAGCAG CTCCAAGATACTCTGGTGCAGAAGGAAGAAGAACTTGCTAGGTTACATGAAGAGAATAACCATCTCAGACAATACCTGAATTCTGCTTTGGTTAAATGTCTTGAGGAAAAGGCCAAG AAATTGCTGTCATCAGATGAGTTCTCCAAAGCATTTGGGCAattcagaaagggaaagaggaaacccAAAGAGCAAAGATACTTTCCTCCTGAGATCCCCCACCACAAAAATGCCAAGAGAAACCTCTCTAGTGAATTTGCTAACTGTGAAGGACAACCTGGGCCCCCTGTGGACCCTTGGGTTCTTCAGACCCTTGggttaaaagacctcaacacCATCGATGACACTTTATCAGCTAACTACAGTGCCCACTCCTCTCATCCGAGAAGAATTGCCAGCACATTTCCTCCATTTCTGGATGATGCAGTTGATTATGAAAATGTCCCCAGGGAGGATCTGCCAATTGACTATGGAGGCAACCCAGCAACCCCCTCACATGGCACTGCTGGGCACAGGGAAGATTTTCACTTCCTCCCTCAACTTTCAAATCCCCCAGGAGGGCTGCAAACTTCTCCTTACTATACTTCTGATGTGTCACCCAATAAAACAGAGATGGCCTTTTCCACATCCCTGAGCCCTCACTGTAATGTGAAAACTCATTCCTTCCACCAGGGACAAGCCTTTGTTTGTCGAGATGAGGAGGGAGGCTGGAAGTTTACCTGGGTCCCTAAGCAGTCTTAG